The Apium graveolens cultivar Ventura chromosome 3, ASM990537v1, whole genome shotgun sequence sequence TCAAGAACTCCTGCTGGGATTCTTATTTGATTTAATCACAATTTGCttatttgtaataaattttaattatttctcGGTTAGTCCTAGAGGCATTGGGTATAATATTAGTTGTGTCAAGTAAGCACCTGTGTTGTTTACTTTTCTTAATTTCAAGGACAATAAATTAGATGTGTTAACTTTTATGGACTCagattaatattatttattaaataaattattatctaaTGTTAAACTAAGAAAGAATACATACTTTGACAAATAAATAAGGAAACACATACTTcaatcaaaaaataaaaaaaataaaaagaaatactTATGCAATGAGTTATAATATCAAATCTTATAATTTATACAAAAACAAAATATAGGGAAAATCTTATTAATTAATGTTAAattgaataaaaattaaataaacgacatcttataatattaaatttagtTACAATTAATTCATTTTATCAGGAAAAGTCTTAATGacaattatttttttttcttccaAAACTTAGAAACTAATAAACTAAATTagtataaattattttgtctaCGAACCAGTTTTTAACAAGTTCTTGTTTAGTTAGTTCATTTCTCACGACTTATTCTCTTTATTACTAACTAGTGCGatgcaatttttttaaaaaaattatataaatttgtAAATAATAATTGAATAGCAACTTTTAGGTTGCGGAATTTATTTATTCACAATATTTTATATGATTAAGATATGATAATAATTATATGTATACTTGTATATTTACAAAAAGATCTAAGTGTCGGTACACGTGTCATAACTAACAAAAATTTGAATAAAATCCCCCTTATGCATTATATAAGAATATAATTCGATGTTTTTATTTAAATGTATTTAAATTTGAACAAAAAATATTACAAATTGAAATATATAGTATTATTGTTATTTATATGCGTGTttacaaaatataattatttttaatttaaactTTAAGTTTTATCCCGGTTCAAAAGTATGTGAAATacatttaattttattttaaattgttttatcCTCATGCCCGTTATATCACTAAATCCGACTAATAATATTTATACAGCAGATTTTCAACaaattatatttagtttattttaaatttattttaatcaCGAACAATAGTATAATTGTGTTTTAGTCGGAATGAATAACATATATTGTTTTGTCTTATTTCAATGTCATTACAGAGATGAACTATTGTCTCTATTTAAGTTTTGAGATAATATCATGAAgaacataaatataaaaacaaTCTCGTATAATATATAAACCCAAGTATCATATAAACTCAAATACGGTACCGACTAACCGccaaccaaatttttaatgttttgGCATGCAATGCATGAATATTTTACTTTTTATTTACCAATTGTTCAttaatttaaaattgtaaaaaaagTATATTAAAGTGTAAACAAACAAAACATTACTGAGTTTCGTTTGATTTTATCTATGCACTATCTTGAGTTTTGTACATCATATTTTTACGGTTTACAGCTCATGTGAATTTGTTTAATTCACTTATAGTTTCTAAATTTTGTTCTACAAATATGATGTAATCACGAATTTTGCATTATTATTATATTCGATTTAGAATACctacttattttttatttaaatcattGAAAGGGTAGGATATTCTATTTAATTTAGAATATTTACTTATCGTTGGTTATAAaatatttgtttattttaaatCTAACGGTTATGATCAATTTTTTAAAGATCTAACAATCCATATTAAATTGGTAGTATATGAACCATAACTATAAAAAAATCTGGACAAAATCCTTTTTATGCATATTATATAATGAGGATATAATTATACATTATTATGCTTTTTCTTTGTCGGATATACATTACTATCCATGATTCTAAAGATTCCCGATTTTATCGATTAATTCTCGACAAGGTACATTACTGATTcgatttttgaaatccgattaatctttatatatttttcttaatcGATAATATAGAATTTTAATTAAACTGAAAAAATGTTAAATTATATGATATGATAAATGTATATTAACTTATAAATTACTATTAAATAAggatattaaaattaaatatattttaaaatataaagtaCATCTGATTAATCCCAGATATCCTATTAATTCCAAATCGGTATCTCGACCGATATCTATTGATTCCCGAATTTTATAACATTGCTATTATATTAGTTTTGCAACAATGTAGTTTAGTGACAGTTTTTAAGAGATATTTTGTTAGAAATttttgaatatatgatttttaataaaaataaattttttataatttttttcaattATAATACTAAGtattttcttattaataatttttatataaatattttagtTTTATATCTTGAGCTTTTAATCATATTTATGTATTAATTTAATAGCCCATATAATAATATATGTTATTATTGTTTTTGTACAAATATTGTGTGGAAGATACTTGAGTTGTTGAGTAGAAAAGATTTACAAATCATATTTCGATATGTTCATATaaacttttttttcttttgtttttaattatatttttatatcaTATTAGAGTATGTGAAACTACTCATTATACTTATATAAAATCCAAAACATCCTCGAATGTTTTCGATTAGAATAGTATATATTAAATGAAATAATATATAATTCAGAAGATAATTTTTATAATACATAGTCGTGTTATTAATTGATTTGAGTGACGGAAAATTTAACATTGTTTTTTTCCTGGTTCATGCATGTTAGAGAATAAATTGCAAGGGGTGTTTTACCCTTAAGAAATTGTTATCCAAAACTTGTACGAGAAGGGACAAATATAGTTAGGCCAGCATGTTTACGCGATTTATTCCAATTTATAAAATTCATTTCCTTTTAATCatttaattttagttttatttctaaatttttttttatatacaagTTTTATATGCTAACGATTCACATTAGTCGTTTTAAATGTGTTATTGCATGCCCAGAAATGTGAAATTCATGACACTTTTTTATTCAAGCTTTAATGTACATGTGACCATCTTATCTCTTTACATTTTTCTTTCATGTGTCACTTTCAATTTTTTTCTCATTTTTCATTTTACAAAGTTTTCATAAATAgcaattttttaaaatataaaaattaagcaAATTCGTTATTTCTTTCAACTATGCCTGCTTTATAAATTACATATTGATCGGTTCCTACATTTTTCTCATATTTGTTATTTTTCAtcattaatttatatttattctTACATTTTCACGGTTGTTTTCACTTATTTTTAAACTTCTTACTTCGTATACACAACCCCTATATAAAGAATTATGACTTGGAAGGGTTCAAAAGGGAGTATAATTTAACAATGTAGTTTTTAACAACAGTAATGTTCTTGTGAAAATGTGTAATTATTGTGTAgtctttttttaataaattactaaaaatattatttttaagttttattttgttattttactattttctgaaaatatttgtaaaaatatgaTAAATCAAAATCAACGATTATTTTTTGTTGCATTCGAGATTCTTTTTTATTTATTCGAGATTACATGTAATTGCAGAAACCCGTCGAGTTTGCATCGAGTTGctgtaaaataatatttttacaaaaaatagtttcaaaaaacctgatttttgaaaaacaaaaaaaatgtgatttttaatttttttaaaaaaaatgaatatatTTTTACAAAGAACAAACTGGACTTagatattttaaaaaaaacttatttttaattaaattctAGTTTTATGACGTTTGATTAACACTGCGTTATAATAGTTGGAAGAAGGCAATTGTTCAAATGTAAATTTAAAATAGTCATCATGAAAAAATAAATTCTGGAGTCATATCATTAGGAATTTCtctaaattaaaataatttttttagtaaAGTACACTAAGTGTATGTGAATTATGCATGTCATGTATGTCAAAACACTTGTGATACTGAAATTTAAAATCTCTTGTTTTGCGCACTTGCAATTAAATCATTTTTGCAATTTTTCTACATTTATCAAATATGTCTAACCCCGTTAACTTGTTAAATGTATTTCATTCTTTATAATTTTTTAACAGATTGGGCTATTTAGAAAAAACTTTTCTGGTTCTTGAGTTGTTCTTACGTACCAAAACTATTTTCGAAGTGTTGTTGGTTATACATTATACAAATCAGAAGTTCATGCTTTTAGtttgaagttttcatcgattacTATCCGCTTCTAACATCAAAATCATCGATATCATAAACTAAAAAATGGTTTCTTAAATTAAGGTTAGGGTTCTTGAGAATCATCAGAATTTTAGAGCTCTTAACATCTAAATCAGACGTTCAAATAGTTGAATCAAAGCTACCATGTCAAGTATTACTCAATTCCGGCATCAAAATCACTAAAGAGTAACATTTCTGAAAAGCTCAATTTTTAggattttaatttaatttaatttggCGATTTCATTCGTGATGTTTGTACATCTATTTTGTTGTTATTAAGTTATAGAATGGGACATGAGTAATGTTATTAAAGTTTTTGATTTCCTCAAAATTTGTGTCGGCCcatgtgttcttgattttttcGGCATAGTTTTGAATGTGTACCTCTTTAATCCGTGTTATAGATTTTGTATGAGGTTATAATTCTGTTTGTATTAAATTTTGGTGAATTTCGAGTTCGTTGGTGTTGCCGGTTTCTATAAAGCTGCCAGTTACCTTTATTTTTTTTAGTCACATTCTTATTGGAgccataattttataaaaaattaacgGCGTTAGAATAGATTAACAAAAAtacataaattataaaaatattttaagtgAGATTTTTTAAACTCTAGTAATTAAAATTGTTTGATAGACATAATGACATAATACATAGAAAGTGTGCTTTTATACCTTTTTTTAACTAATCAATTACACACGCAAATAGTACGAGTCGAACTACTAGCCTTCATTAGGGCTGAGTATTCGGTAATTCGGTTACCGAACCGAAATATAATTGGTTTTCGAATACTGAATAACGGCAGAAATTATAACCAATTAGTAAACTGAAATAATTTTGGTTATTTTATCGAACCGAATTAATATTTTCGGTTAAAACCGAATAAAAACATCgaattagaaaaaaatattagGAACATCAAGTTGGTTTTTACTGCCTAATAATTTAACATGGTAAACTGATAAAGTGAAGTGATGCCAAGTTGATAAATGATATTGATGGTTTTAGATTGATGCATTGTTTTGATTTGGCTGATTCATTTTTCCGAGCTCTACTATTTTCTCCTTCCATTTTCTTGCATAAACCACAaagtaatttaaattaattatgtgAATCTTTATTTGAAGTTGAATCAATTAATTAACACGAGAGTATTACATTTTCGGTTGAGCGAAGAAGGTAATGAATAAAAGTTACAGGAGACTAGATCTAGAAGAGGAGACGCTAAGTAATAAACAGCGGACAAGTGATTGAACTGAAAACAAAAACCTAGTCTAGGTTAACAAAATAggaaaatattatatattataattcggtaatttttaatataattcgGTTATTTCGGTAAAACAAATCAAAATACTCGAAATACCGAATAACACGTAAAAGAGTAAACTACAGTGTGTGTACCTGAACTATCCCAAAACTGCAGAAAGTGTGGTTGAACTCTATAAATTGCAGTGTGTGGCCCGACTAACACAAATGCTGCAAATTGTGTGCTACCATTAGTTCTTGGCTAACGTTCATTTGCTAAAACTTGAAATTATAAAAATACCCTTAAGCCCTTCTTTTCCCTCTTGTTTACCTccttttctttcttcttttttcctTGTTTTGCCCCATCCCTTTTTTTGAACCTAAGCGATGTAAGCCTGCAACAAGTTGTTTAATGGTTGGTGAATAAGGCATTTCTTTCCCTTTTCGTTTCTGCATCCTCATCAAACAAAAATAGGGAAATTTTAGTTAATTCAACTAGTATTGGTTGGTAGTATAAAGACATATGTAGAATGTAGTGTTGAATATTCTACAAGTTCACACAGTGCAAATCCCGATTCATTGAGTGCAAATCATGATTCATCGAGTGCAAATCCTGATTCGACACAGTGCAAATCCTGATTCACTCAACAAGATCAAAGTTGATTACAATTTACCTAAAACAGAGACATCGACCATGCGATTGAAGAACAGAGAGGAATTAGACACCGCAGGATGTGCAGATAGAATGCCTTCTAATGCTTTCTTTGATGGCCGTAGAACATACATGAAAGGAAAACCAAGAAGCCCGCAAGCTACACAAGGTAAAGCCCCATAATCAACTTGAAATTCACTTGATAAGTCAGCATCATTCACATATTCTGAGTATAAGTCATGCTCATGATTAGTCTCGGTTGAGATATTTTTCTTCAGCCTGGACATATGAGTAATGCTATTGACCAAGTCAGGTGAAAATGCCAGCATTTCCAAATTCAAGTCCCATAATACTGCATGGTAAGAGGAGTTTTTCTAAAGAAGGACAGTCAACTTGGTATTTTCATTTATGATATCCTCAACAAATGCCTTCTTCACCAAAATCTCTCTTTCTTACGATCCTTTAGACGAGAGCTCCGAACACCTGTCGTGAGGAACCTTGGTTAATTAGTTAGAATTCCATCTCTGATACTATATACTTGTGTTTTGGCTGTTATGCCCCCTTGCAAAATTAACGGTGTTATAATTTGACCTCTATTTTGCAGCAGCAATTTTGGTAGTCATACCACACAAATTGCAATTTTCATAATTTAGCCACACTTTATGCGGTTTTTAGATAATTCAGTTACACACATTTTAGTTTACTCCACATAAAATTATAaccaaattaaaaattaaattatttcagttcggtaactgaaccgaattatttcaatttttttggGTTCGGTATTCGGTTAACAAAATCGAATGCTCGGTCGTAACCTTCACGCAAGAGGACAAAGGTAAATTATGTGTctgtttgggaaatcttaaaattaGTAACTtattacttaaaatgaataagtgatTTTTAAGTGATAAATAGATGAACACTTAAGTGTTTGGTTAATTTTACttataaatcagattttttttatttaaatgaagtaaaataaacaatttttaaataaaattatcttaatttataaattttaaattagattaatatttaagaacatttttttaaaagtaaagtcaataaaaagagagaaaaatcaaaataagttgaggaAAAATAGGTCGTTACTAACATTCAGtttatcaacttataagttgtaaatCCAACTTATAACTTAAGTCGACAAATACTCGTCGATAAGTTGTTACGAACCTGTAAGTCATAAATTGACTTATAAGTGGGAAACAAATAGGTACCATGGGCCTGTTTGGCTACTAACTTATAAGCTACTTATGGCTTATAAGCCTGTGACAACTTATTGATGAGTGTTTAGACTTACTTTTTTTcaacttattttcattttttcacttttttctaaagttttgattttaaaatataaatttttaaatattttctaatttaagattcatgaactaagataattgtatttaataatcatttattttaattcatttaagtaaaaaaaacttattacttataagtaaatttatccaaacacttatagaacttataagtatttatcaatTTATCACTTATTTCGCACTTAATTATTTTAAGTCATGAGTTACTCATTTTAAAATTTCATATACGGCTACCATGTATGTATTGTTTGAAAAACAAGAGGCTACTTTTCGGTCCCAAGGATTTCAAAGATTACTATCACTTTCTCCACCGTCGATCTCCTCTCCTCCCAAATCTCCACCGTCCATTACCTATCACTCCAAATTTCAATTTCCAACATCTTAACACTCTCTCCTTCACCAATCACCACACACAtttcacacacacttgttcaaTCTCTCGGCAAATACACACAAGCCGGCGATCAAATGGCGGCGGCGCTACAACAATCTCCGATCACAATAAAATCCCGATCATCTCCTTCACCTCAATTCACACCTCCAAAAACACACACTCTCTCCTTCTCCGGCGGCCTCCGCATCCCCAAACTCACTCTCGCCGTCAAATCCCGCCGTCGCGGCGGCGCTAGAATGTCCGACAGCGTCGCCAGCAGCTACGCTACCGCACTCGCCGACGTCGCCAATTCAAACGGAACTCTCGACGCCACCGCCGCTGACCTAGAAAAAATCAGCAACCTCTTCTCCGAAGAAGCAGTGTACCGGTACTTCACAAACCCTACCGTTCCGGTCGAATCGAAAAACGAGTTAGTCGATTCGTACACTAAGGAAGCTAATTTACAGCCTCACATTTCGAATTTTCTCAATGTGTTGATTGATATGAAGAGAATTGATCAAATTAAGGAGATTATGGAGGAGTTTGAAGTGGTGTATAATAAGATTACGGAGACTGAGCTTGCGATTGTAACGTCGGTTGTGAAATTGGATGCTCAACATTTGGCACAGATTGCGAAAGGAGTGCAGAAGCTAACTGGAGCGAAGAATGTGAGGATTAAGACTGCGCTTAATGAATCGCTTGTGGCTGGATTTACGATACGGTATGGCAATGGAGGATCGAAATTGATTGATATGAGTGTGAGGAAACAGCTTGAAGATATCGCGGAGACGCTTGAGGTCGGTGATTTACAGTTAGTTTGATGATCATAGAATTAAAGGAAGTTTTAATTGCGATATATTATATGAATGTGTGTGTTTTGTATGACTTGTTGTTGTTGAACCAACAAGTTATACAGCGGATATGTATTTTTTTGTAGATGTTTTGTTAGTGAATT is a genomic window containing:
- the LOC141711673 gene encoding ATP synthase delta chain, chloroplastic-like, whose translation is MAAALQQSPITIKSRSSPSPQFTPPKTHTLSFSGGLRIPKLTLAVKSRRRGGARMSDSVASSYATALADVANSNGTLDATAADLEKISNLFSEEAVYRYFTNPTVPVESKNELVDSYTKEANLQPHISNFLNVLIDMKRIDQIKEIMEEFEVVYNKITETELAIVTSVVKLDAQHLAQIAKGVQKLTGAKNVRIKTALNESLVAGFTIRYGNGGSKLIDMSVRKQLEDIAETLEVGDLQLV